In a genomic window of Equus caballus isolate H_3958 breed thoroughbred chromosome 9, TB-T2T, whole genome shotgun sequence:
- the ZNF7 gene encoding zinc finger protein 7 isoform X2, which translates to MNKTSRGRYSSAVATWVPPHVSAREHLGLEVSRPGQVDARPPSLMGSLGCWCVSFQEAVTFGDVAVHFSREEWQCLDPGQRALYKEVMLENHSSVAGLGFLVFKPELISRLEQGQEPWVLDLQGAEGDEAARTSQTDSTIRTDSEQASEDTGVLSADSHAEMVRIPPQDVSLRPSIGDASESEVWSERKPGFLFQKNCLNTGAVAPRKASAKGGTQGHGELGSSGGLGCQPSESQGSAMEGTSRRCDVCGRSFRSTPDVALRQGISSQKKLTRCQECQKKLSDCLQGKHQGNCHREKPYECEECGKVFRLCSQLNQHQRIHTGEKPFKCIECGKAFRLSSKLIQHQRIHTGEKPYRCEECGKAFGQSSSLIHHQRVHTGERPYGCRECGKAFSQQSQLVRHQRTHTGERPYPCRECGKAFSQSSTLAQHQRMHAGEKPPAPRAPESPSLVAPQRILAAEKPFKCGECGKAFRWVSRLSQHQLTHTGEKPYKCNKCAKAFGCSSRLIRHQRTHTGEKPFKCDECGKGFVQGSHLIQHQRIHTGEKPYECSDCGKAFSQSSSLIYHQRIHKGEKPYECLECGKAFSMSTQLTIHQRVHTGERPYKCGECGKAFSQNSTLFQHQIIHAGVKPYGCSECGKAFSRSSYLIEHQRIHTRAQWYHEYGNTLEGSAPVSRRKVNTVKKLHKCNECEKIFRWRSHLIIHQRIHTGEKPYKCNECGKAFNRSSRLTQHQKTHVG; encoded by the exons ATGAACAAAACTTCGAGGGGCAGATACTCAAGTGCCGTAGCCACTTGGGTCCCACCTCATGTCTCTGCCAGAGAACATCTCGGGTTGGAG GTATCTCGGCCAGGACAAGTGGATGCCCGCCCACCGAGCCTCATG GGGTCCCTGGGCTGCTGGTGTGTGTCCTTTCAGGAGGCCGTGACATTTGGTGACGTGGCCGTGCACTTCTCGAGGGAGGAGTGGCAGTGTCTGGATCCCGGCCAGAGGGCCCTCTACAAGGAGGTGATGCTGGAGAACCACAGCAGCGTGGCCGGGCTAG GATTCCTGGTCTTCAAGCCTGAGCTGATCTCCCGGCTGGAGCAGGGGCAGGAGCCATGGGTCCTCGACCTGCAGGGAGCAGAGGGGGACGAGGCAGCAAGGACCTCCCAGACAG ATTCCACGATTAGGACTGACAGTGAGCAGGCCTCTGAGGACACTGGTGTTCTAAGTGCAGATTCCCATGCAGAGATGGTCCGGATCCCCCCACAGGATGTTTCTCTGCGTCCTAGCATTGGAGACGCCTCTGAGTCTGAGGTCTGGTCAGAGCGTAAGCCAGGCTTCCTCTTCCAGAAAAACTGCTTGAACACAGGGGCTGTGGCCCCGAGAAAGGCCTCTGCCAAGGGGGGCACCCAGGGTCATGGCGAGCTGGGGAGCAGCGGCGGCCTGGGTTGTCAGCCCAGTGAGAGTCAGGGCAGTGCCATGGAAGGCACGTCCCGAAGATGCGACGTGTGTGGCAGGAGCTTCAGATCTACCCCTGATGTTGCTCTGCGTCAGGGAATTAGTTCACAGAAGAAACTTACCAGATGTCAGGAGTGCCAAAAAAAGTTATCTGATTGCTTACAGGGGAAACATCAAGGTAACTGCCATAGAGAGAAGCCATATGAATGTGAGGAATGTGGGAAAGTCTTCAGACTGTGCTCACAGCTTAATCAGCACCAGAgaatccacactggagagaaaccattcAAGTGCATTGAGTGTGGAAAAGCCTTTCGTCTGAGCTCAAAACTTATTCAGCatcaaagaattcatactggagagaagccGTACAGGTGCGAGGAGTGTGGAAAAGCCTTTGGTCAGAGCTCCAGCCTCATCCACCATCAGCGGGTGCACACGGGAGAGCGGCCCTATGGCTGCCGGGAGTGTGGGAAGGCTTTCAGCCAGCAGTCTCAGCTGGTCCGACACCAACGGACCCACACTGGGGAAAGGCCCTACCCATGCcgggaatgtgggaaggccttcagccAGAGCTCCACCCTCGCTCAGCACCAGCGGATGCACGCCGGGGAGAAGCCTCCAGCCCCACGAGCCCCAGAAAGCCCCAGCCTTGTCGCCCCTCAGAGAATCCTCGCTGCAGAGAAGCCGTTCAAGTGTGGTGAGTGTGGGAAGGCGTTCAGGTGGGTCTCTCGCCTCAGCCAGCATCAGCtgactcacactggagagaaaccttacaaGTGCAACAAGTGTGCAAAAGCCTTTGGTTGTAGCTCACGGCTCATTCGGCACCAGAGGACACACACTGGAGAAAAACCATTTAAGTGTGATGAGTGTGGGAAAGGCTTTGTCCAGGGCTCACACCTAATTCAGCACCAGAgaattcacacaggagagaagccctACGAGTGCAGTgactgtgggaaagccttcagccaGAGCTCCAGCCTCATTTACCATCAGAGGATCCACAAGGGGGAGAAGCCCTACGAGTGCCtcgaatgtgggaaggccttcagcaTGAGCACACAGCTCACCATACATCAGAGGGTGCACACTGGGGAGCGGCCCTACAAGTGTGGcgagtgtgggaaagccttcagtcagAACTCCACCCTCTTCCAGCACCAGATAATTCACGCTGGAGTGAAGCCCTATGGATGTAGCGAGTGCGGGAAAGCCTTCAGCCGGAGTTCGTATCTTATTGAGCACCAGAGAATACACACTCGAGCCCAGTGGTATCATGAATATGGGAATACCCTGGAAGGTTCTGCCCCCGTGAGCCGTAGAAAAGTTAAtactgtaaagaaactgcataaATGTAATGAGTGTGAGAAAATATTCAGATGGCGCTCGCATCTAATTATACATCAGAggattcacactggagagaaaccttataaatgtaatgaatgtggcaAAGCTTTTAATCGGAGCTCAAGGCTGACTCAGCATCAGAAAACTCACGTAGGATAG
- the ZNF7 gene encoding zinc finger protein 7 isoform X1 has translation MNKTSRGRYSSAVATWVPPHVSAREHLGLEVSRPGQVDARPPSLMGSLGCWCVSFQEAVTFGDVAVHFSREEWQCLDPGQRALYKEVMLENHSSVAGLAGFLVFKPELISRLEQGQEPWVLDLQGAEGDEAARTSQTDSTIRTDSEQASEDTGVLSADSHAEMVRIPPQDVSLRPSIGDASESEVWSERKPGFLFQKNCLNTGAVAPRKASAKGGTQGHGELGSSGGLGCQPSESQGSAMEGTSRRCDVCGRSFRSTPDVALRQGISSQKKLTRCQECQKKLSDCLQGKHQGNCHREKPYECEECGKVFRLCSQLNQHQRIHTGEKPFKCIECGKAFRLSSKLIQHQRIHTGEKPYRCEECGKAFGQSSSLIHHQRVHTGERPYGCRECGKAFSQQSQLVRHQRTHTGERPYPCRECGKAFSQSSTLAQHQRMHAGEKPPAPRAPESPSLVAPQRILAAEKPFKCGECGKAFRWVSRLSQHQLTHTGEKPYKCNKCAKAFGCSSRLIRHQRTHTGEKPFKCDECGKGFVQGSHLIQHQRIHTGEKPYECSDCGKAFSQSSSLIYHQRIHKGEKPYECLECGKAFSMSTQLTIHQRVHTGERPYKCGECGKAFSQNSTLFQHQIIHAGVKPYGCSECGKAFSRSSYLIEHQRIHTRAQWYHEYGNTLEGSAPVSRRKVNTVKKLHKCNECEKIFRWRSHLIIHQRIHTGEKPYKCNECGKAFNRSSRLTQHQKTHVG, from the exons ATGAACAAAACTTCGAGGGGCAGATACTCAAGTGCCGTAGCCACTTGGGTCCCACCTCATGTCTCTGCCAGAGAACATCTCGGGTTGGAG GTATCTCGGCCAGGACAAGTGGATGCCCGCCCACCGAGCCTCATG GGGTCCCTGGGCTGCTGGTGTGTGTCCTTTCAGGAGGCCGTGACATTTGGTGACGTGGCCGTGCACTTCTCGAGGGAGGAGTGGCAGTGTCTGGATCCCGGCCAGAGGGCCCTCTACAAGGAGGTGATGCTGGAGAACCACAGCAGCGTGGCCGGGCTAG CAGGATTCCTGGTCTTCAAGCCTGAGCTGATCTCCCGGCTGGAGCAGGGGCAGGAGCCATGGGTCCTCGACCTGCAGGGAGCAGAGGGGGACGAGGCAGCAAGGACCTCCCAGACAG ATTCCACGATTAGGACTGACAGTGAGCAGGCCTCTGAGGACACTGGTGTTCTAAGTGCAGATTCCCATGCAGAGATGGTCCGGATCCCCCCACAGGATGTTTCTCTGCGTCCTAGCATTGGAGACGCCTCTGAGTCTGAGGTCTGGTCAGAGCGTAAGCCAGGCTTCCTCTTCCAGAAAAACTGCTTGAACACAGGGGCTGTGGCCCCGAGAAAGGCCTCTGCCAAGGGGGGCACCCAGGGTCATGGCGAGCTGGGGAGCAGCGGCGGCCTGGGTTGTCAGCCCAGTGAGAGTCAGGGCAGTGCCATGGAAGGCACGTCCCGAAGATGCGACGTGTGTGGCAGGAGCTTCAGATCTACCCCTGATGTTGCTCTGCGTCAGGGAATTAGTTCACAGAAGAAACTTACCAGATGTCAGGAGTGCCAAAAAAAGTTATCTGATTGCTTACAGGGGAAACATCAAGGTAACTGCCATAGAGAGAAGCCATATGAATGTGAGGAATGTGGGAAAGTCTTCAGACTGTGCTCACAGCTTAATCAGCACCAGAgaatccacactggagagaaaccattcAAGTGCATTGAGTGTGGAAAAGCCTTTCGTCTGAGCTCAAAACTTATTCAGCatcaaagaattcatactggagagaagccGTACAGGTGCGAGGAGTGTGGAAAAGCCTTTGGTCAGAGCTCCAGCCTCATCCACCATCAGCGGGTGCACACGGGAGAGCGGCCCTATGGCTGCCGGGAGTGTGGGAAGGCTTTCAGCCAGCAGTCTCAGCTGGTCCGACACCAACGGACCCACACTGGGGAAAGGCCCTACCCATGCcgggaatgtgggaaggccttcagccAGAGCTCCACCCTCGCTCAGCACCAGCGGATGCACGCCGGGGAGAAGCCTCCAGCCCCACGAGCCCCAGAAAGCCCCAGCCTTGTCGCCCCTCAGAGAATCCTCGCTGCAGAGAAGCCGTTCAAGTGTGGTGAGTGTGGGAAGGCGTTCAGGTGGGTCTCTCGCCTCAGCCAGCATCAGCtgactcacactggagagaaaccttacaaGTGCAACAAGTGTGCAAAAGCCTTTGGTTGTAGCTCACGGCTCATTCGGCACCAGAGGACACACACTGGAGAAAAACCATTTAAGTGTGATGAGTGTGGGAAAGGCTTTGTCCAGGGCTCACACCTAATTCAGCACCAGAgaattcacacaggagagaagccctACGAGTGCAGTgactgtgggaaagccttcagccaGAGCTCCAGCCTCATTTACCATCAGAGGATCCACAAGGGGGAGAAGCCCTACGAGTGCCtcgaatgtgggaaggccttcagcaTGAGCACACAGCTCACCATACATCAGAGGGTGCACACTGGGGAGCGGCCCTACAAGTGTGGcgagtgtgggaaagccttcagtcagAACTCCACCCTCTTCCAGCACCAGATAATTCACGCTGGAGTGAAGCCCTATGGATGTAGCGAGTGCGGGAAAGCCTTCAGCCGGAGTTCGTATCTTATTGAGCACCAGAGAATACACACTCGAGCCCAGTGGTATCATGAATATGGGAATACCCTGGAAGGTTCTGCCCCCGTGAGCCGTAGAAAAGTTAAtactgtaaagaaactgcataaATGTAATGAGTGTGAGAAAATATTCAGATGGCGCTCGCATCTAATTATACATCAGAggattcacactggagagaaaccttataaatgtaatgaatgtggcaAAGCTTTTAATCGGAGCTCAAGGCTGACTCAGCATCAGAAAACTCACGTAGGATAG
- the ZNF7 gene encoding zinc finger protein 7 isoform X6 → MLENHSSVAGLGFLVFKPELISRLEQGQEPWVLDLQGAEGDEAARTSQTDSTIRTDSEQASEDTGVLSADSHAEMVRIPPQDVSLRPSIGDASESEVWSERKPGFLFQKNCLNTGAVAPRKASAKGGTQGHGELGSSGGLGCQPSESQGSAMEGTSRRCDVCGRSFRSTPDVALRQGISSQKKLTRCQECQKKLSDCLQGKHQGNCHREKPYECEECGKVFRLCSQLNQHQRIHTGEKPFKCIECGKAFRLSSKLIQHQRIHTGEKPYRCEECGKAFGQSSSLIHHQRVHTGERPYGCRECGKAFSQQSQLVRHQRTHTGERPYPCRECGKAFSQSSTLAQHQRMHAGEKPPAPRAPESPSLVAPQRILAAEKPFKCGECGKAFRWVSRLSQHQLTHTGEKPYKCNKCAKAFGCSSRLIRHQRTHTGEKPFKCDECGKGFVQGSHLIQHQRIHTGEKPYECSDCGKAFSQSSSLIYHQRIHKGEKPYECLECGKAFSMSTQLTIHQRVHTGERPYKCGECGKAFSQNSTLFQHQIIHAGVKPYGCSECGKAFSRSSYLIEHQRIHTRAQWYHEYGNTLEGSAPVSRRKVNTVKKLHKCNECEKIFRWRSHLIIHQRIHTGEKPYKCNECGKAFNRSSRLTQHQKTHVG, encoded by the exons ATGCTGGAGAACCACAGCAGCGTGGCCGGGCTAG GATTCCTGGTCTTCAAGCCTGAGCTGATCTCCCGGCTGGAGCAGGGGCAGGAGCCATGGGTCCTCGACCTGCAGGGAGCAGAGGGGGACGAGGCAGCAAGGACCTCCCAGACAG ATTCCACGATTAGGACTGACAGTGAGCAGGCCTCTGAGGACACTGGTGTTCTAAGTGCAGATTCCCATGCAGAGATGGTCCGGATCCCCCCACAGGATGTTTCTCTGCGTCCTAGCATTGGAGACGCCTCTGAGTCTGAGGTCTGGTCAGAGCGTAAGCCAGGCTTCCTCTTCCAGAAAAACTGCTTGAACACAGGGGCTGTGGCCCCGAGAAAGGCCTCTGCCAAGGGGGGCACCCAGGGTCATGGCGAGCTGGGGAGCAGCGGCGGCCTGGGTTGTCAGCCCAGTGAGAGTCAGGGCAGTGCCATGGAAGGCACGTCCCGAAGATGCGACGTGTGTGGCAGGAGCTTCAGATCTACCCCTGATGTTGCTCTGCGTCAGGGAATTAGTTCACAGAAGAAACTTACCAGATGTCAGGAGTGCCAAAAAAAGTTATCTGATTGCTTACAGGGGAAACATCAAGGTAACTGCCATAGAGAGAAGCCATATGAATGTGAGGAATGTGGGAAAGTCTTCAGACTGTGCTCACAGCTTAATCAGCACCAGAgaatccacactggagagaaaccattcAAGTGCATTGAGTGTGGAAAAGCCTTTCGTCTGAGCTCAAAACTTATTCAGCatcaaagaattcatactggagagaagccGTACAGGTGCGAGGAGTGTGGAAAAGCCTTTGGTCAGAGCTCCAGCCTCATCCACCATCAGCGGGTGCACACGGGAGAGCGGCCCTATGGCTGCCGGGAGTGTGGGAAGGCTTTCAGCCAGCAGTCTCAGCTGGTCCGACACCAACGGACCCACACTGGGGAAAGGCCCTACCCATGCcgggaatgtgggaaggccttcagccAGAGCTCCACCCTCGCTCAGCACCAGCGGATGCACGCCGGGGAGAAGCCTCCAGCCCCACGAGCCCCAGAAAGCCCCAGCCTTGTCGCCCCTCAGAGAATCCTCGCTGCAGAGAAGCCGTTCAAGTGTGGTGAGTGTGGGAAGGCGTTCAGGTGGGTCTCTCGCCTCAGCCAGCATCAGCtgactcacactggagagaaaccttacaaGTGCAACAAGTGTGCAAAAGCCTTTGGTTGTAGCTCACGGCTCATTCGGCACCAGAGGACACACACTGGAGAAAAACCATTTAAGTGTGATGAGTGTGGGAAAGGCTTTGTCCAGGGCTCACACCTAATTCAGCACCAGAgaattcacacaggagagaagccctACGAGTGCAGTgactgtgggaaagccttcagccaGAGCTCCAGCCTCATTTACCATCAGAGGATCCACAAGGGGGAGAAGCCCTACGAGTGCCtcgaatgtgggaaggccttcagcaTGAGCACACAGCTCACCATACATCAGAGGGTGCACACTGGGGAGCGGCCCTACAAGTGTGGcgagtgtgggaaagccttcagtcagAACTCCACCCTCTTCCAGCACCAGATAATTCACGCTGGAGTGAAGCCCTATGGATGTAGCGAGTGCGGGAAAGCCTTCAGCCGGAGTTCGTATCTTATTGAGCACCAGAGAATACACACTCGAGCCCAGTGGTATCATGAATATGGGAATACCCTGGAAGGTTCTGCCCCCGTGAGCCGTAGAAAAGTTAAtactgtaaagaaactgcataaATGTAATGAGTGTGAGAAAATATTCAGATGGCGCTCGCATCTAATTATACATCAGAggattcacactggagagaaaccttataaatgtaatgaatgtggcaAAGCTTTTAATCGGAGCTCAAGGCTGACTCAGCATCAGAAAACTCACGTAGGATAG
- the ZNF7 gene encoding zinc finger protein 7 isoform X4 — translation MNKTSRGRYSSAVATWVPPHVSAREHLGLEVSRPGQVDARPPSLMEAVTFGDVAVHFSREEWQCLDPGQRALYKEVMLENHSSVAGLGFLVFKPELISRLEQGQEPWVLDLQGAEGDEAARTSQTDSTIRTDSEQASEDTGVLSADSHAEMVRIPPQDVSLRPSIGDASESEVWSERKPGFLFQKNCLNTGAVAPRKASAKGGTQGHGELGSSGGLGCQPSESQGSAMEGTSRRCDVCGRSFRSTPDVALRQGISSQKKLTRCQECQKKLSDCLQGKHQGNCHREKPYECEECGKVFRLCSQLNQHQRIHTGEKPFKCIECGKAFRLSSKLIQHQRIHTGEKPYRCEECGKAFGQSSSLIHHQRVHTGERPYGCRECGKAFSQQSQLVRHQRTHTGERPYPCRECGKAFSQSSTLAQHQRMHAGEKPPAPRAPESPSLVAPQRILAAEKPFKCGECGKAFRWVSRLSQHQLTHTGEKPYKCNKCAKAFGCSSRLIRHQRTHTGEKPFKCDECGKGFVQGSHLIQHQRIHTGEKPYECSDCGKAFSQSSSLIYHQRIHKGEKPYECLECGKAFSMSTQLTIHQRVHTGERPYKCGECGKAFSQNSTLFQHQIIHAGVKPYGCSECGKAFSRSSYLIEHQRIHTRAQWYHEYGNTLEGSAPVSRRKVNTVKKLHKCNECEKIFRWRSHLIIHQRIHTGEKPYKCNECGKAFNRSSRLTQHQKTHVG, via the exons ATGAACAAAACTTCGAGGGGCAGATACTCAAGTGCCGTAGCCACTTGGGTCCCACCTCATGTCTCTGCCAGAGAACATCTCGGGTTGGAG GTATCTCGGCCAGGACAAGTGGATGCCCGCCCACCGAGCCTCATG GAGGCCGTGACATTTGGTGACGTGGCCGTGCACTTCTCGAGGGAGGAGTGGCAGTGTCTGGATCCCGGCCAGAGGGCCCTCTACAAGGAGGTGATGCTGGAGAACCACAGCAGCGTGGCCGGGCTAG GATTCCTGGTCTTCAAGCCTGAGCTGATCTCCCGGCTGGAGCAGGGGCAGGAGCCATGGGTCCTCGACCTGCAGGGAGCAGAGGGGGACGAGGCAGCAAGGACCTCCCAGACAG ATTCCACGATTAGGACTGACAGTGAGCAGGCCTCTGAGGACACTGGTGTTCTAAGTGCAGATTCCCATGCAGAGATGGTCCGGATCCCCCCACAGGATGTTTCTCTGCGTCCTAGCATTGGAGACGCCTCTGAGTCTGAGGTCTGGTCAGAGCGTAAGCCAGGCTTCCTCTTCCAGAAAAACTGCTTGAACACAGGGGCTGTGGCCCCGAGAAAGGCCTCTGCCAAGGGGGGCACCCAGGGTCATGGCGAGCTGGGGAGCAGCGGCGGCCTGGGTTGTCAGCCCAGTGAGAGTCAGGGCAGTGCCATGGAAGGCACGTCCCGAAGATGCGACGTGTGTGGCAGGAGCTTCAGATCTACCCCTGATGTTGCTCTGCGTCAGGGAATTAGTTCACAGAAGAAACTTACCAGATGTCAGGAGTGCCAAAAAAAGTTATCTGATTGCTTACAGGGGAAACATCAAGGTAACTGCCATAGAGAGAAGCCATATGAATGTGAGGAATGTGGGAAAGTCTTCAGACTGTGCTCACAGCTTAATCAGCACCAGAgaatccacactggagagaaaccattcAAGTGCATTGAGTGTGGAAAAGCCTTTCGTCTGAGCTCAAAACTTATTCAGCatcaaagaattcatactggagagaagccGTACAGGTGCGAGGAGTGTGGAAAAGCCTTTGGTCAGAGCTCCAGCCTCATCCACCATCAGCGGGTGCACACGGGAGAGCGGCCCTATGGCTGCCGGGAGTGTGGGAAGGCTTTCAGCCAGCAGTCTCAGCTGGTCCGACACCAACGGACCCACACTGGGGAAAGGCCCTACCCATGCcgggaatgtgggaaggccttcagccAGAGCTCCACCCTCGCTCAGCACCAGCGGATGCACGCCGGGGAGAAGCCTCCAGCCCCACGAGCCCCAGAAAGCCCCAGCCTTGTCGCCCCTCAGAGAATCCTCGCTGCAGAGAAGCCGTTCAAGTGTGGTGAGTGTGGGAAGGCGTTCAGGTGGGTCTCTCGCCTCAGCCAGCATCAGCtgactcacactggagagaaaccttacaaGTGCAACAAGTGTGCAAAAGCCTTTGGTTGTAGCTCACGGCTCATTCGGCACCAGAGGACACACACTGGAGAAAAACCATTTAAGTGTGATGAGTGTGGGAAAGGCTTTGTCCAGGGCTCACACCTAATTCAGCACCAGAgaattcacacaggagagaagccctACGAGTGCAGTgactgtgggaaagccttcagccaGAGCTCCAGCCTCATTTACCATCAGAGGATCCACAAGGGGGAGAAGCCCTACGAGTGCCtcgaatgtgggaaggccttcagcaTGAGCACACAGCTCACCATACATCAGAGGGTGCACACTGGGGAGCGGCCCTACAAGTGTGGcgagtgtgggaaagccttcagtcagAACTCCACCCTCTTCCAGCACCAGATAATTCACGCTGGAGTGAAGCCCTATGGATGTAGCGAGTGCGGGAAAGCCTTCAGCCGGAGTTCGTATCTTATTGAGCACCAGAGAATACACACTCGAGCCCAGTGGTATCATGAATATGGGAATACCCTGGAAGGTTCTGCCCCCGTGAGCCGTAGAAAAGTTAAtactgtaaagaaactgcataaATGTAATGAGTGTGAGAAAATATTCAGATGGCGCTCGCATCTAATTATACATCAGAggattcacactggagagaaaccttataaatgtaatgaatgtggcaAAGCTTTTAATCGGAGCTCAAGGCTGACTCAGCATCAGAAAACTCACGTAGGATAG
- the ZNF7 gene encoding zinc finger protein 7 isoform X5, translating into MLENHSSVAGLAGFLVFKPELISRLEQGQEPWVLDLQGAEGDEAARTSQTDSTIRTDSEQASEDTGVLSADSHAEMVRIPPQDVSLRPSIGDASESEVWSERKPGFLFQKNCLNTGAVAPRKASAKGGTQGHGELGSSGGLGCQPSESQGSAMEGTSRRCDVCGRSFRSTPDVALRQGISSQKKLTRCQECQKKLSDCLQGKHQGNCHREKPYECEECGKVFRLCSQLNQHQRIHTGEKPFKCIECGKAFRLSSKLIQHQRIHTGEKPYRCEECGKAFGQSSSLIHHQRVHTGERPYGCRECGKAFSQQSQLVRHQRTHTGERPYPCRECGKAFSQSSTLAQHQRMHAGEKPPAPRAPESPSLVAPQRILAAEKPFKCGECGKAFRWVSRLSQHQLTHTGEKPYKCNKCAKAFGCSSRLIRHQRTHTGEKPFKCDECGKGFVQGSHLIQHQRIHTGEKPYECSDCGKAFSQSSSLIYHQRIHKGEKPYECLECGKAFSMSTQLTIHQRVHTGERPYKCGECGKAFSQNSTLFQHQIIHAGVKPYGCSECGKAFSRSSYLIEHQRIHTRAQWYHEYGNTLEGSAPVSRRKVNTVKKLHKCNECEKIFRWRSHLIIHQRIHTGEKPYKCNECGKAFNRSSRLTQHQKTHVG; encoded by the exons ATGCTGGAGAACCACAGCAGCGTGGCCGGGCTAG CAGGATTCCTGGTCTTCAAGCCTGAGCTGATCTCCCGGCTGGAGCAGGGGCAGGAGCCATGGGTCCTCGACCTGCAGGGAGCAGAGGGGGACGAGGCAGCAAGGACCTCCCAGACAG ATTCCACGATTAGGACTGACAGTGAGCAGGCCTCTGAGGACACTGGTGTTCTAAGTGCAGATTCCCATGCAGAGATGGTCCGGATCCCCCCACAGGATGTTTCTCTGCGTCCTAGCATTGGAGACGCCTCTGAGTCTGAGGTCTGGTCAGAGCGTAAGCCAGGCTTCCTCTTCCAGAAAAACTGCTTGAACACAGGGGCTGTGGCCCCGAGAAAGGCCTCTGCCAAGGGGGGCACCCAGGGTCATGGCGAGCTGGGGAGCAGCGGCGGCCTGGGTTGTCAGCCCAGTGAGAGTCAGGGCAGTGCCATGGAAGGCACGTCCCGAAGATGCGACGTGTGTGGCAGGAGCTTCAGATCTACCCCTGATGTTGCTCTGCGTCAGGGAATTAGTTCACAGAAGAAACTTACCAGATGTCAGGAGTGCCAAAAAAAGTTATCTGATTGCTTACAGGGGAAACATCAAGGTAACTGCCATAGAGAGAAGCCATATGAATGTGAGGAATGTGGGAAAGTCTTCAGACTGTGCTCACAGCTTAATCAGCACCAGAgaatccacactggagagaaaccattcAAGTGCATTGAGTGTGGAAAAGCCTTTCGTCTGAGCTCAAAACTTATTCAGCatcaaagaattcatactggagagaagccGTACAGGTGCGAGGAGTGTGGAAAAGCCTTTGGTCAGAGCTCCAGCCTCATCCACCATCAGCGGGTGCACACGGGAGAGCGGCCCTATGGCTGCCGGGAGTGTGGGAAGGCTTTCAGCCAGCAGTCTCAGCTGGTCCGACACCAACGGACCCACACTGGGGAAAGGCCCTACCCATGCcgggaatgtgggaaggccttcagccAGAGCTCCACCCTCGCTCAGCACCAGCGGATGCACGCCGGGGAGAAGCCTCCAGCCCCACGAGCCCCAGAAAGCCCCAGCCTTGTCGCCCCTCAGAGAATCCTCGCTGCAGAGAAGCCGTTCAAGTGTGGTGAGTGTGGGAAGGCGTTCAGGTGGGTCTCTCGCCTCAGCCAGCATCAGCtgactcacactggagagaaaccttacaaGTGCAACAAGTGTGCAAAAGCCTTTGGTTGTAGCTCACGGCTCATTCGGCACCAGAGGACACACACTGGAGAAAAACCATTTAAGTGTGATGAGTGTGGGAAAGGCTTTGTCCAGGGCTCACACCTAATTCAGCACCAGAgaattcacacaggagagaagccctACGAGTGCAGTgactgtgggaaagccttcagccaGAGCTCCAGCCTCATTTACCATCAGAGGATCCACAAGGGGGAGAAGCCCTACGAGTGCCtcgaatgtgggaaggccttcagcaTGAGCACACAGCTCACCATACATCAGAGGGTGCACACTGGGGAGCGGCCCTACAAGTGTGGcgagtgtgggaaagccttcagtcagAACTCCACCCTCTTCCAGCACCAGATAATTCACGCTGGAGTGAAGCCCTATGGATGTAGCGAGTGCGGGAAAGCCTTCAGCCGGAGTTCGTATCTTATTGAGCACCAGAGAATACACACTCGAGCCCAGTGGTATCATGAATATGGGAATACCCTGGAAGGTTCTGCCCCCGTGAGCCGTAGAAAAGTTAAtactgtaaagaaactgcataaATGTAATGAGTGTGAGAAAATATTCAGATGGCGCTCGCATCTAATTATACATCAGAggattcacactggagagaaaccttataaatgtaatgaatgtggcaAAGCTTTTAATCGGAGCTCAAGGCTGACTCAGCATCAGAAAACTCACGTAGGATAG